A region of the Stutzerimonas stutzeri genome:
GCATGAACTACCAGGCCGCCGCCCCCGATGTGATGACCGCCATGATCGGGCTGGAAACCTACCTGGCGCGGCAGAGTCGCCGCGAGGACGGCGTCGACAAACCGCTGATGGAGCTGGTCAAGATCCGCGTCTCGCAGATCAACGGGTGCGCCTACTGTCTCGACATGCACACCAAGGACGCCCGCGCCCTGGGCGAAACCGAGCAGCGCATCTATGCCCTGAGTGCCTGGCGCGAAACCCCGTTCTTCACCGACCGCGAACGCGCCGCGCTGGCCTGGGCCGAGGCCAACACCCTGTTGCCCCAGGGCGTGTCGCAGCAGCTGTTCGAGGAGGTACGCGAGCAGTTTTCCGAAGCTCAGCTCGCCAACCTGACGCTGGCCGTCGTCACCATCAACGCTTGGAACCGCTTCGGCGTCTCCTTCGCGCCGGTGCCGGGCAGTTACCAGCCGGACTGATGCATTCCGTTCCGCCTGACCTGTTGGTCGGGCGGTTCCGGTTCAGGGCTGGAGTTCCTGATTGCCCATGGCGCAGAAGCTCTGCGCCTGCCGCGCCGCCGGCAGCGCGCGCAGCTGGGTCATGCACTGCGCCTGGCTGGGTGTCCGCACCACGCTGAGCTGGGCGTCGTCGTTCACGCTGATCAGGTAGGGCTTGTTGTAGCGCGGGCCGTCGTGCCAGCTGCTGAAGCGCTGATCGCTGTATGCGCAGTGGTAGCGGATATGGCCGGAGAAGCCCTTGAAGCGGTCGCGGCGGAAGATGTGCCGGTACAGGAGCCAGTCACGCTTGCTCTGGCCGTCGCGCACCGCATCGAGGCAGCCTTGCAGCTCGGTGATCTGCGGCTCGTGAAGAAAGATGCTATGCGCCAAGCTGGAGCCATCCAGCTGCACCGTGCCCACCAGATAG
Encoded here:
- a CDS encoding carboxymuconolactone decarboxylase family protein, yielding MRMNYQAAAPDVMTAMIGLETYLARQSRREDGVDKPLMELVKIRVSQINGCAYCLDMHTKDARALGETEQRIYALSAWRETPFFTDRERAALAWAEANTLLPQGVSQQLFEEVREQFSEAQLANLTLAVVTINAWNRFGVSFAPVPGSYQPD